One stretch of Oncorhynchus keta strain PuntledgeMale-10-30-2019 chromosome 18, Oket_V2, whole genome shotgun sequence DNA includes these proteins:
- the LOC127909031 gene encoding uncharacterized protein LOC127909031 gives MSFKGKDIPKIKRHWNMHAAFEIHTLPTQGTLNHLSIVPVHTLPTQGTLNHLSIVPVHTLPTQGTLNHLSIVPVHTLPTRGTLNHLSIVPVHTLPTRGTLNHLSIVPVHTLPTRGTLNHLSIVPVHTLPTRGTLNHLSIVPVHTLPTRGTLNHLSIVPVHTLPTQGTLNHLSIVPVHTLPTQGTLNHLSIVPVHTLPTQGTLNHLSIVPVHTLPTQGTLNHLSIVPVHTLPTRGTLNHLSIVPVHTLPTQGTLNHLSIVPVHTLPTQGTLKHLSIVPVHTLPTQGTLNHLSIVPVHTLPTQGTLNHLSIVPVHTLPTQGTLNHLSIVPVHTLPTQGTLNHLSIVPVHTLPTQGTLNHLSIVPVHTLPTQGTLNHLSIVPVHTLPTQGTLNHLSIVPVHTLPTRGTLNHLSIVPVHTLPTQGTLNHLSIVPVHTLPTQGTLKHLSIVPVHTLPTQGTLNHLSIVPVHTLPTQGTLNHLSIVPVHTLPTQGTLNHLSIVPVHTLPTQGTLNHLSIVPVHTLPTQGTLNHLSIVPVHTLPTQGTLNHLSIVPVHTLPTQGTLNHLSIVPVHTLPTQGTLNHLSIVPVHTLPTRGTLNHLSIVPVHTLPTRGTLNHVSIVPVHTLPTRGTLKHLSIVPVYALSTQETS, from the coding sequence TCCACACTCTGCCCACCCAGGGAACCTTAAATCACCTCAGCATTGTTCCAGTCCATACTCTGCCCACCCAGGGAACCTTAAATCACCTCAGCATTGTTCCAGTCCACACTCTGCCCACCCAGGGAACCTTAAATCACCTCAGCATTGTTCCAGTCCACACTCTGCCCACCCGGGGAACCTTAAATCACCTCAGCATTGTTCCAGTCCACACTCTGCCCACCCGGGGAACCTTAAATCACCTCAGCATTGTTCCAGTCCACACTCTGCCCACCCGGGGAACCTTAAATCACCTCAGCATTGTTCCAGTCCACACTCTGCCCACCCGGGGAACCTTAAATCACCTCAGCATTGTTCCAGTCCACACTCTGCCCACCCGGGGAACCTTAAATCACCTCAGCATTGTTCCAGTCCACACTCTGCCCACCCAGGGAACCTTAAATCACCTCAGCATTGTTCCAGTCCATACTCTGCCCACCCAGGGAACCTTAAATCACCTCAGCATTGTTCCAGTCCACACTCTGCCCACCCAGGGAACCTTAAATCACCTCAGCATTGTTCCAGTCCACACTCTGCCCACCCAGGGAACCTTAAATCACCTCAGCATTGTTCCAGTCCACACTCTGCCCACCCGGGGAACCTTAAATCACCTCAGCATTGTTCCAGTCCACACTCTGCCCACCCAGGGAACCTTAAATCACCTCAGCATTGTTCCAGTCCACACTCTGCCCACCCAGGGAACCTTAAAGCACCTCAGCATTGTTCCAGTCCACACTCTGCCCACCCAGGGAACCTTAAATCACCTCAGCATTGTTCCAGTCCACACTCTGCCCACCCAGGGAACCTTGAATCACCTCAGCATTGTTCCAGTCCACACTCTGCCCACCCAGGGAACCTTAAATCACCTCAGCATTGTTCCAGTCCATACTCTGCCCACCCAGGGAACCTTAAATCACCTCAGCATTGTTCCAGTCCACACTCTGCCCACCCAGGGAACCTTAAATCACCTCAGCATTGTTCCAGTCCACACTCTGCCCACCCAGGGAACCTTAAATCACCTCAGCATTGTTCCAGTCCACACTCTGCCCACCCAGGGAACCTTAAATCACCTCAGCATTGTTCCAGTCCACACTCTGCCCACCCGGGGAACCTTAAATCACCTCAGCATTGTTCCAGTCCACACTCTGCCCACCCAGGGAACCTTAAATCACCTCAGCATTGTTCCAGTCCACACTCTGCCCACCCAGGGAACCTTAAAGCACCTCAGCATTGTTCCAGTCCACACTCTGCCCACCCAGGGAACCTTAAATCACCTCAGCATTGTTCCAGTCCACACTCTGCCCACCCAGGGAACCTTGAATCACCTCAGCATTGTTCCAGTCCACACTCTGCCCACCCAGGGAACCTTAAATCACCTCAGCATTGTTCCAGTCCATACTCTGCCCACCCAGGGAACCTTAAATCACCTCAGCATTGTTCCAGTCCACACTCTGCCCACCCAGGGAACCTTAAATCACCTCAGCATTGTTCCAGTCCACACTCTGCCCACCCAGGGAACCTTAAATCACCTCAGCATTGTTCCAGTCCATACTCTGCCCACCCAGGGAACCTTAAATCACCTCAGCATTGTTCCAGTCCACACTCTGCCCACCCAGGGAACCTTAAATCACCTCAGCATTGTTCCAGTCCACACTCTGCCCACCCGGGGAACCTTAAATCACCTCAGCATTGTTCCAGTCCACACTCTGCCCACCCGGGGAACCTTAAATCACGTCAGCATTGTTCCAGTCCACACTCTGCCCACCCGGGGAACCTTAAAGCACCTCAGCATTGTTCCCGTCTACGCTCTATCCACTCAGGAAACCTCATAG